Proteins co-encoded in one Corynebacterium lujinxingii genomic window:
- a CDS encoding bifunctional 3,4-dihydroxy-2-butanone-4-phosphate synthase/GTP cyclohydrolase II, with translation MTARANTTGSLNSVREAIAAIRQGKTVVVVDSEDRENEGDLIFAAEDATPELVAFMVRHTSGYICVSMSDERANALDLPPMVRNNQDLHGTAYAVTVDAATGTTGISARSRATTIALLADDTATADAFTRPGHVVPLRAREGGVLTRPGHTEAAVDLARLAGKTAVGALCEIVSDDDPTDMARFDELRRFADTHGLPMISIEQLADYRRHHDPFVERATATRLPTEFGEFTAVGYRDRQHGVEHVALVAGGLDELRDADEVLVRVHSECLTGDVFASRRCDCGPQLHESMRLIQEAGHGAIVYQRGHEGRGIGLLAKLEAYRLQDEGLDTVDANLEQGLPVDARDFSAAGQILADLGIESVQLLTNNMGKADALAGFGPEVVGRSRIEIVPTHDNIAYLRTKRDRMGHDLPGVGRWLEAHPGYAN, from the coding sequence ATGACTGCACGCGCGAACACCACCGGTTCCCTCAATTCTGTCCGGGAGGCGATCGCCGCGATCCGCCAGGGCAAGACCGTGGTTGTCGTCGATAGTGAAGACCGCGAAAACGAGGGCGACCTCATCTTCGCCGCCGAGGACGCCACCCCGGAACTCGTCGCGTTCATGGTGCGCCACACTTCCGGCTACATCTGCGTGTCCATGTCGGACGAGCGCGCCAACGCCCTCGACCTGCCGCCGATGGTGCGCAACAACCAGGACCTGCACGGCACCGCCTACGCGGTCACCGTCGATGCTGCCACAGGCACCACCGGCATCTCCGCGCGTTCGCGCGCCACCACCATCGCGTTGCTTGCCGACGACACCGCCACCGCCGACGCCTTCACCCGGCCCGGCCACGTCGTGCCGCTGCGCGCACGCGAGGGCGGCGTGCTCACCCGCCCCGGCCACACCGAGGCCGCGGTGGATCTGGCCCGCCTCGCCGGCAAGACCGCGGTGGGCGCGCTGTGTGAAATCGTCTCCGACGACGACCCGACCGACATGGCCCGCTTCGACGAGCTGCGCCGCTTCGCCGACACGCACGGCCTGCCGATGATTTCCATCGAGCAGTTGGCCGATTACCGCCGCCACCACGACCCGTTCGTCGAGCGCGCCACAGCCACGCGCCTGCCCACGGAGTTCGGCGAGTTTACTGCGGTCGGCTACCGGGACCGTCAGCACGGGGTGGAGCACGTCGCGCTGGTCGCCGGCGGGCTGGACGAGCTTCGCGACGCCGACGAGGTGCTCGTGCGCGTGCACTCCGAATGTTTAACCGGCGACGTGTTCGCGTCTCGGCGTTGCGACTGCGGCCCGCAGCTGCACGAGTCGATGCGGCTCATCCAAGAGGCGGGCCACGGCGCGATCGTCTACCAGCGCGGCCACGAGGGGCGCGGCATTGGCCTGCTGGCGAAACTCGAGGCCTACCGCCTCCAGGACGAGGGTCTCGACACCGTCGACGCGAACCTCGAACAGGGGCTTCCCGTGGACGCGCGCGACTTCTCCGCCGCGGGCCAAATCCTCGCCGACCTCGGTATTGAATCCGTGCAGTTGTTGACCAACAACATGGGGAAAGCCGACGCGCTGGCCGGTTTCGGGCCCGAAGTCGTGGGCCGCAGTAGGATCGAAATCGTTCCCACACACGACAACATCGCGTACCTGCGCACCAAGCGCGACCGGATGGGCCACGACTTGCCCGGTGTCGGCCGTTGGTTGGAGGCGCACCCGGGGTACGCCAACTAA
- a CDS encoding riboflavin synthase — protein sequence MFTGLVEEVGVVEKLEPLDDAVRIAVRAPKVTEDANPGDSIAVDGVCLTVVNNDGGVFTADVMRETLDRSRLGTYETGSPVNLERALAAGQRMGGHIVQGHVDGVAEVVSRTPSEHWEVVRFTLPGDVRRYVVEKGSIAVNGTSLTVSAVNDGYFEVSLIPTTLRETTAGRLAPGDPVNLEVDIVAKYVENMVRG from the coding sequence ATGTTTACGGGCCTTGTGGAGGAAGTTGGGGTCGTCGAAAAGCTAGAGCCGCTTGACGACGCCGTCCGCATCGCCGTGCGCGCACCAAAAGTCACCGAAGACGCCAACCCGGGCGACTCGATTGCCGTCGACGGTGTGTGCTTGACCGTCGTGAACAACGACGGGGGAGTGTTTACCGCGGATGTGATGCGCGAAACGCTGGACCGCTCGCGGCTTGGAACATACGAAACGGGATCGCCAGTGAACCTGGAGCGTGCGCTCGCGGCCGGCCAGCGCATGGGCGGGCATATCGTCCAAGGGCACGTCGACGGGGTGGCCGAGGTCGTCTCGCGCACCCCGTCGGAGCACTGGGAGGTTGTGCGCTTCACCCTGCCGGGCGATGTGCGCCGCTACGTGGTGGAGAAGGGCTCCATCGCGGTCAACGGCACGTCGTTGACGGTGTCAGCGGTTAACGACGGCTACTTCGAGGTCTCGCTCATCCCGACCACGCTGCGCGAGACCACCGCCGGCCGGCTTGCACCCGGAGACCCGGTCAACCTCGAGGTGGACATCGTGGCCAAGTACGTCGAGAACATGGTGCGGGGCTAG
- the ribD gene encoding bifunctional diaminohydroxyphosphoribosylaminopyrimidine deaminase/5-amino-6-(5-phosphoribosylamino)uracil reductase RibD codes for MTPDVLQEALDAAVSAGESARGTTSPNPPVGCALVDDHGTVLATGATSPVGGPHAEINALRHAGERARGATAVVTLEPCNHTGRTGPCSHALVRAGITRVIYLTADPFKPAAGGADYLRDHGVEVDYRATRVAALQPWLRSVANERPSVTLKFASTLDGFTAAVDGTSQWVTGADARAFVHEDRARRDAIVVGTGTAIADNPSLTARRPDGTLFASQPRRVVVGKRDLPEGNLTRLGFEQYASPEEALTALWHAGARDVLIEGGATLAVGFLELGVIDAVQAYVAPALLGQGRGVLDRAIASTIAEAKRFHTTSVRQLGEDVLIEMEKY; via the coding sequence GTGACACCAGACGTGCTCCAGGAGGCGCTCGACGCGGCGGTGTCGGCAGGCGAGTCGGCGCGGGGGACGACCTCACCGAACCCACCTGTGGGCTGCGCGCTTGTCGACGACCACGGCACCGTCCTCGCCACCGGAGCCACCTCACCGGTCGGTGGCCCGCACGCTGAAATCAACGCCCTACGCCACGCGGGCGAGCGGGCACGGGGCGCGACGGCCGTGGTCACGCTGGAGCCGTGCAACCACACCGGGCGTACCGGCCCGTGCTCGCACGCGCTTGTCCGCGCCGGTATCACGCGCGTCATCTACCTGACTGCAGACCCGTTCAAGCCTGCAGCGGGCGGCGCCGATTACCTGCGTGATCACGGTGTCGAAGTGGACTATCGCGCCACGCGGGTCGCTGCGCTGCAGCCGTGGCTGCGCTCGGTCGCGAACGAGCGGCCGTCGGTGACGCTGAAGTTCGCTTCCACGCTCGACGGGTTCACGGCGGCGGTCGACGGCACAAGCCAGTGGGTCACCGGCGCAGACGCCCGGGCGTTCGTGCATGAGGACCGGGCCCGCCGCGACGCCATCGTGGTGGGCACCGGCACCGCGATTGCGGACAACCCGTCGCTCACAGCACGCCGTCCGGACGGAACCTTGTTTGCGTCGCAGCCGCGGCGGGTGGTCGTCGGCAAGCGAGACCTGCCCGAGGGCAACCTGACGCGCCTCGGCTTCGAGCAGTACGCCTCGCCTGAGGAGGCACTGACAGCGCTGTGGCATGCGGGTGCGCGCGACGTGCTCATCGAGGGCGGGGCGACGCTCGCTGTGGGATTTCTCGAACTCGGGGTGATCGATGCGGTGCAGGCGTATGTGGCGCCGGCGCTGCTCGGGCAAGGCCGCGGGGTGCTTGACCGCGCTATTGCATCGACCATTGCCGAGGCGAAACGTTTTCACACCACGTCCGTGCGCCAGCTCGGCGAGGACGTACTCATCGAAATGGAGAAATACTGA
- the rpe gene encoding ribulose-phosphate 3-epimerase, producing MIYIAPSILAANYAALGDDVRKVPNADLIHVDIMDGHFVPNLSFGPDVTKAVDGVTDQFLDMHLMIEEPERWFETYVKAGGDRLVFHVEATDDHVAAAKQCRELGVQSGFAIKPGTAIEPYLDDLEHFDQVMVMSVEPGFGGQKFMPEVLGKVMTLRDRIVEAGLDTIIGIDGGIANTTIAQAAEAGVDAFVAGSAVFGADDPAQAVERLRELAAEAAQA from the coding sequence ATGATTTACATTGCCCCTTCCATCCTGGCCGCGAACTATGCCGCGCTTGGCGACGACGTGCGCAAGGTGCCGAACGCGGACCTCATTCACGTCGACATCATGGACGGCCACTTCGTGCCCAACCTGTCGTTCGGGCCCGACGTGACCAAGGCCGTCGATGGCGTGACCGACCAGTTTTTGGACATGCACCTCATGATCGAGGAGCCGGAGCGCTGGTTCGAGACCTATGTCAAGGCCGGCGGCGACCGTTTGGTGTTCCACGTCGAGGCCACCGACGACCACGTTGCCGCGGCGAAGCAGTGCCGTGAACTCGGCGTGCAGTCCGGCTTCGCCATCAAGCCCGGTACCGCGATCGAGCCGTACCTGGACGATCTCGAGCACTTCGACCAGGTCATGGTCATGAGTGTGGAGCCGGGCTTCGGCGGGCAGAAGTTCATGCCGGAGGTGTTGGGCAAGGTGATGACGCTGCGCGACCGCATCGTCGAGGCCGGCCTGGACACGATCATCGGCATCGACGGCGGCATCGCCAACACGACGATCGCGCAGGCGGCGGAAGCCGGCGTGGACGCGTTCGTGGCAGGTTCCGCAGTCTTCGGCGCGGACGACCCGGCCCAGGCCGTGGAGCGGCTGCGCGAGTTGGCCGCGGAGGCCGCGCAGGCGTGA
- a CDS encoding RsmB/NOP family class I SAM-dependent RNA methyltransferase, whose protein sequence is MSGGFRSRAAGRRDNQPERGTKQGRKQGQRVRREARPANASVRIGDAAREATFEVLVRVHRDGAFANLTLPTVLRERKVTGRDAAFATELTYGTLRSLGVLDAVIGENASRGTDRMALEVLTALRMGAYQLLYTRVEDHAAVDTSVRLVEAAGQEKAKGFVNGVLRSIARTPAEEWLDTLEPEDPLAALAFRHAHPVWIAESMRTALGSRDDELEAALEADSARPVVHLVARPGEISAEELALITGGEEGRYSPYAVYLPEGDPGQLQPVRDGLAAVQDEGSQVIARAVTEVPVENDQGRWLDLCAGPGGKAALMGALASIDGAVVDAVEVSPHRAELIRKTVRDLPVRVHTADGRRPGLEPGYDRALVDAPCSGLGALRRRPEARWTKHEDDIAELTVLQRELLTSALDLVKPGGVVVYSTCSPDVRETRGVVDAVLADGGVEELDAGQYAAGMDDVGDEPSVQMWPHRHGTDAMFFAVLRKLGGEPTTEV, encoded by the coding sequence ATGAGCGGAGGATTCCGGTCCCGCGCGGCAGGACGTCGCGACAACCAACCGGAGCGCGGCACGAAGCAGGGCAGGAAACAGGGGCAACGCGTTCGTCGAGAAGCAAGGCCCGCGAACGCGTCGGTCCGCATCGGCGACGCCGCGCGTGAGGCGACGTTTGAGGTCTTAGTCCGCGTCCATCGCGACGGGGCGTTCGCCAACCTGACGCTGCCGACGGTGTTGCGCGAGCGCAAGGTCACCGGGCGCGACGCCGCGTTCGCCACCGAGCTGACCTACGGCACGCTGCGCAGCCTGGGCGTGCTCGACGCGGTGATCGGTGAGAATGCGTCGCGCGGCACCGACCGTATGGCGCTCGAGGTGCTCACGGCGCTGCGGATGGGCGCCTACCAACTGCTGTACACGCGTGTGGAGGACCACGCCGCGGTCGATACATCGGTGCGGCTGGTGGAGGCTGCCGGCCAGGAAAAAGCAAAAGGGTTTGTCAACGGGGTGCTGCGCTCGATTGCACGCACGCCGGCGGAGGAGTGGCTAGACACTCTCGAACCGGAAGATCCGCTGGCGGCGCTCGCGTTCCGCCACGCGCACCCGGTGTGGATCGCGGAATCAATGCGCACCGCGCTCGGCTCGCGTGACGACGAACTCGAAGCGGCACTCGAAGCAGACTCGGCTCGCCCGGTGGTGCACCTGGTGGCCCGCCCAGGGGAGATCAGCGCAGAGGAGCTTGCGCTGATCACCGGCGGGGAAGAGGGCCGCTATTCGCCGTACGCGGTCTACCTGCCGGAGGGCGACCCCGGGCAGCTGCAGCCGGTGCGCGACGGTCTGGCGGCTGTGCAGGACGAAGGCTCGCAGGTCATCGCGCGTGCGGTTACCGAGGTGCCGGTGGAAAATGACCAGGGGCGTTGGCTCGACCTGTGTGCGGGCCCCGGCGGCAAGGCGGCGTTGATGGGCGCGCTCGCATCGATCGACGGGGCGGTGGTCGACGCTGTGGAGGTCAGCCCGCACCGCGCCGAACTCATCCGCAAGACGGTGCGGGACCTTCCCGTGCGCGTGCACACTGCGGACGGGCGCCGCCCTGGGCTGGAACCCGGCTACGACCGTGCGCTCGTCGACGCGCCGTGCTCCGGGTTGGGGGCGCTGCGCCGGCGGCCCGAGGCACGCTGGACGAAGCACGAAGACGACATCGCGGAGCTCACCGTGCTGCAGCGCGAACTGCTTACCTCGGCGCTCGACTTGGTCAAACCGGGTGGCGTGGTGGTCTACTCCACCTGCTCGCCCGATGTGCGCGAGACTCGCGGAGTTGTCGACGCGGTGCTTGCCGACGGCGGCGTGGAGGAGCTCGACGCAGGCCAATATGCCGCTGGCATGGACGATGTCGGCGACGAGCCGAGCGTGCAGATGTGGCCGCACCGCCACGGCACCGACGCGATGTTTTTCGCCGTGCTGCGCAAGCTTGGCGGCGAACCAACGACCGAGGTTTAA
- the fmt gene encoding methionyl-tRNA formyltransferase translates to MRLVFAGTPEPAAVALERLIASGHEVVAVLTRPDARKGRGRTLHPSPVKAVALEHDIEVLTPNKLDDDTAARLREIAPDAIPVVAYGNLIPEHMLDIPVHGWVNLHFSLLPRWRGAAPVQAAIREGDAETGATTFRIDKGLDTGDILATLTDTVRDDDTSGVLLERLAYSGADLLAQTMDGLEAGSITPQPQPADGTYAPKIATADARIDWGTDAEVIDRAVRAHTPTPGAWTMRGEDRFKVGPLTITDTSALAPGEVSFGKNEVRVGTGSADVVLEQVQAPGKKMMNAADWARGLADDVRAEGMRFQ, encoded by the coding sequence GTGAGACTTGTCTTCGCAGGAACCCCGGAACCGGCGGCCGTCGCCCTCGAGCGGCTCATCGCTTCCGGCCACGAGGTTGTCGCGGTGCTCACCCGCCCCGACGCCCGCAAGGGCCGCGGGCGCACACTGCACCCCTCGCCGGTCAAGGCCGTTGCGCTCGAGCACGATATCGAGGTGCTGACGCCCAACAAGCTTGACGACGACACCGCAGCCCGCCTGCGCGAGATCGCCCCGGACGCCATCCCGGTGGTCGCCTACGGCAACCTCATCCCGGAGCACATGCTGGACATTCCCGTCCACGGCTGGGTGAACCTGCACTTCTCGCTGCTGCCGCGCTGGCGTGGCGCCGCGCCTGTGCAGGCCGCGATCCGGGAAGGCGACGCGGAAACCGGCGCCACGACGTTCCGGATCGACAAGGGCTTAGATACCGGCGACATCCTGGCGACACTGACGGATACGGTGCGTGACGACGACACCAGCGGCGTCCTCCTCGAGCGCCTCGCATACTCGGGCGCGGATCTGCTGGCCCAGACCATGGACGGGTTGGAGGCCGGCAGCATCACACCGCAGCCGCAGCCTGCAGACGGCACCTACGCCCCGAAGATCGCCACCGCGGACGCGCGCATCGACTGGGGCACCGACGCAGAGGTGATCGACCGTGCTGTGCGCGCCCACACGCCGACGCCTGGTGCGTGGACGATGCGCGGCGAGGACCGTTTCAAGGTCGGGCCGTTGACTATCACCGACACCTCCGCGCTGGCGCCGGGCGAGGTGTCCTTCGGCAAGAACGAAGTCCGGGTGGGCACCGGTTCGGCCGATGTGGTGCTCGAGCAGGTCCAGGCCCCGGGCAAGAAGATGATGAATGCCGCCGACTGGGCGCGCGGTCTTGCAGATGATGTGCGAGCGGAAGGGATGAGGTTTCAATGA
- the def gene encoding peptide deformylase gives MAIREIRLFGDPVLNTAADPVEVFDERLHRLVGDMLETMDAAGGVGLAANQIGVTRRVFVFDCQGMRGHIVNPVWEPLGEAQQTGTEGCLSVPGVRGEVTRHNTVIARGVDMHGRPLTLRGTGLLARCIQHETDHLDGVVFTVRMAPGQRKAALSAIDQADWKKEN, from the coding sequence ATGGCCATACGCGAGATCCGTCTGTTCGGGGACCCGGTGCTCAACACCGCGGCCGATCCCGTCGAGGTGTTCGACGAGCGGTTGCACAGGCTTGTCGGCGACATGCTGGAGACCATGGACGCCGCCGGCGGCGTGGGCCTGGCCGCAAACCAGATCGGCGTGACCCGCCGTGTGTTCGTGTTCGACTGCCAGGGCATGCGCGGCCACATCGTCAACCCGGTGTGGGAGCCGCTCGGCGAAGCGCAGCAAACCGGGACCGAGGGATGTCTTTCGGTGCCCGGCGTGCGCGGGGAGGTCACCCGCCACAATACGGTGATCGCTCGAGGCGTCGACATGCACGGCCGCCCGCTGACGCTGCGCGGCACCGGCCTGCTCGCCCGGTGCATCCAGCACGAAACCGACCACTTGGACGGGGTCGTATTCACCGTCCGAATGGCGCCCGGCCAGCGCAAGGCGGCGCTTTCGGCGATCGATCAGGCGGATTGGAAGAAGGAGAACTAA
- a CDS encoding primosomal protein N', with the protein MSNTRAAHLPVARVLPMLGLAHLDRGFDYLVDEADSDAAVPGVRVRVRFAGRLVDAVVLERLSESGHEGSLRFIERVISPEVVAPERTRLLIDALADRYAGVRSDIYRSAVPARHAKAEETDTSTPWDDLGDVAEPDLSAWTAYTHGESFVDAVVAGKLARAAWQLVPGEDWPAALATLAVKVAKDGGGALIVVPDQDDVDRCEAALRELVSAKQVTTLTASQGPQARYSRYLSVLHGQGRIVVGTRSAAFAPVHNLRLMALMFDGDDNLVDPRAPYVHAREVLTTRSGLEGACLLIGGNARAAEAQLLVESGWMHELVAPRQTLRTRSPYIHAAGDSDFELERDPRAKQARLPSSAFAAATKALERGAPVLFQVPRTGYIQSLACGQCRTPSRCRWCNGPLGLPSGGEAAAPTCRWCGRMDPAHVCPVCGSRRVRAVVLGTERTAEELGRAFAKYRVKTSGGERILREIDPGAAIVVATPGAEPRVAGGYGAAVLLDAWALVQRPDLRAVEDTLAKWMGAATLVQPHADGGEVVVVAEPGMPVVQHLIRWDAPGFAATELALRREARFPPAVHVAVVDAPRDALEPFFERTDLPDYAEVLGPVDLPPGVRLPGEWDRGKYGPAQRMLVRAPLTGRATLGKALRAGAVAWTTAKQDLPLRIQVNPVDIG; encoded by the coding sequence ATGTCGAACACGCGCGCTGCCCACCTGCCTGTGGCCCGCGTGCTGCCCATGTTGGGGCTGGCGCATCTAGACCGGGGATTTGACTACTTGGTCGACGAGGCCGATTCCGACGCGGCCGTGCCGGGGGTGCGGGTGCGCGTCAGGTTCGCCGGACGGCTGGTGGACGCCGTTGTACTCGAGCGGCTCTCGGAATCGGGGCACGAGGGTTCGCTGCGGTTTATCGAGCGGGTGATTTCACCGGAGGTTGTCGCGCCCGAGCGCACTCGGTTGTTGATTGACGCGTTGGCGGACCGCTACGCCGGAGTCCGGTCGGATATCTACCGTTCGGCGGTGCCGGCGCGGCACGCGAAGGCGGAGGAAACGGACACGTCGACGCCGTGGGACGACTTGGGTGATGTGGCGGAGCCGGATCTGTCGGCGTGGACGGCGTACACGCACGGTGAGTCGTTTGTGGATGCCGTTGTGGCAGGCAAACTCGCGCGCGCAGCATGGCAGTTGGTGCCCGGTGAGGACTGGCCGGCGGCACTTGCGACGCTGGCCGTGAAGGTAGCCAAAGACGGTGGCGGGGCGTTGATTGTCGTCCCCGACCAAGACGACGTGGACCGGTGCGAGGCGGCGCTGCGCGAGCTGGTGTCGGCGAAGCAGGTGACCACGCTGACTGCATCCCAGGGCCCGCAGGCGCGTTACTCGCGCTATTTGTCGGTGCTGCACGGGCAGGGGCGGATCGTCGTCGGCACGCGCTCCGCCGCGTTTGCTCCGGTGCACAACTTGCGGCTGATGGCGCTGATGTTCGACGGCGACGACAACTTGGTCGACCCGCGCGCACCCTACGTCCATGCCCGCGAAGTGCTCACAACGCGGTCGGGCCTGGAGGGGGCCTGTCTGCTCATCGGCGGTAACGCGCGCGCCGCGGAGGCGCAGTTGCTTGTGGAATCCGGATGGATGCACGAGTTGGTCGCGCCGCGGCAGACGCTTCGCACCCGCTCGCCCTACATCCATGCGGCGGGCGATTCCGATTTCGAGCTTGAGCGAGACCCGCGCGCGAAGCAAGCCCGCTTGCCGTCGTCGGCGTTCGCGGCGGCGACGAAGGCGCTCGAGCGGGGTGCGCCGGTGCTGTTTCAGGTGCCGCGTACCGGCTACATCCAGTCGCTGGCGTGCGGGCAGTGCCGGACCCCGTCGCGGTGCAGGTGGTGCAACGGTCCGCTGGGGCTGCCCTCCGGCGGGGAAGCGGCCGCACCCACGTGCCGTTGGTGCGGGCGGATGGACCCGGCGCACGTGTGCCCGGTGTGCGGCTCGCGCCGCGTGCGCGCGGTCGTGCTGGGCACCGAGCGCACAGCAGAAGAGCTGGGGCGCGCGTTTGCAAAGTACCGGGTGAAAACGTCCGGCGGTGAGCGGATCCTGCGCGAGATCGACCCGGGTGCTGCGATTGTGGTGGCCACACCTGGTGCGGAGCCGCGGGTAGCTGGCGGCTACGGCGCTGCCGTGCTGCTCGACGCGTGGGCGCTTGTCCAGCGACCGGATCTAAGAGCGGTGGAGGACACGCTCGCCAAATGGATGGGGGCGGCCACACTGGTCCAGCCGCACGCCGACGGCGGCGAGGTGGTGGTCGTCGCCGAGCCGGGGATGCCTGTGGTGCAGCACCTGATCCGCTGGGATGCGCCCGGCTTCGCCGCCACCGAGTTGGCGCTGCGGCGCGAGGCGCGTTTCCCGCCGGCGGTTCACGTCGCGGTGGTCGACGCGCCGCGCGACGCGCTGGAGCCCTTCTTTGAGCGCACCGATCTGCCCGACTACGCCGAAGTCCTCGGCCCGGTCGACTTGCCCCCGGGTGTGCGGCTGCCGGGGGAATGGGACCGGGGCAAATACGGTCCCGCCCAGCGCATGCTCGTGCGCGCTCCGCTGACCGGTCGCGCCACGCTCGGCAAGGCGCTGCGCGCGGGCGCGGTCGCGTGGACCACCGCGAAGCAGGACCTGCCGTTGCGCATCCAGGTCAATCCGGTTGACATCGGCTAA
- a CDS encoding polysaccharide deacetylase family protein, translating into MKRLLPAVASLCVSVAVAAGAMTAPHAGAADLTKLQLFAGSSMNPILTPGTGSPIDDTSSFIAASSKRADQAVQDGWRQAYNQLPPQLRDAVPPQLRPKQDDSVPVTVIPPAEPSPSPAQQRCDDCVAITYDDGPAPGTERLLDVFKRKKAHATFFVVGQNVNAYPHILRRIRDEGHTIGNHTFDHPDLAHAGDGAIAQQLDNTNDAIEKHAGVKPRWMRPPYGSYDGRVSREAGARGQSLAIWDVDTMDWSHRDTARTCSIAVSNAQAGSIVLMHDIHEPTVNAAECIIDGLRGKGLRPVGLDEMIKRPDAGHVYTNAE; encoded by the coding sequence ATGAAACGTCTGCTGCCCGCAGTTGCGTCCCTTTGTGTCTCCGTCGCCGTCGCCGCAGGTGCCATGACCGCGCCGCACGCCGGGGCCGCAGACCTGACCAAGCTGCAGCTCTTCGCGGGCTCATCGATGAACCCGATCCTCACGCCGGGCACGGGCTCGCCTATCGACGACACCTCGTCGTTCATCGCGGCGTCGTCGAAACGCGCGGATCAGGCGGTACAAGACGGGTGGCGCCAGGCCTACAACCAGCTCCCGCCGCAGCTGCGCGACGCCGTCCCGCCGCAACTCCGCCCGAAGCAGGACGATTCCGTGCCGGTGACGGTGATCCCACCCGCCGAGCCGTCCCCGTCGCCCGCGCAGCAGCGTTGCGACGACTGCGTCGCGATCACCTACGATGACGGCCCAGCACCAGGCACGGAGCGTCTGCTGGACGTGTTCAAGCGCAAGAAGGCGCACGCCACCTTCTTCGTTGTCGGCCAAAACGTCAACGCGTACCCGCACATTCTGCGCCGCATCCGCGATGAAGGCCACACCATCGGCAACCACACCTTCGACCACCCCGACCTGGCGCACGCGGGCGACGGGGCTATCGCGCAGCAACTCGACAACACCAACGACGCTATCGAGAAGCACGCCGGCGTGAAACCACGCTGGATGCGCCCGCCCTACGGCTCCTACGACGGCCGGGTCTCCCGGGAAGCCGGCGCCCGCGGACAGTCGCTGGCGATCTGGGATGTGGACACGATGGACTGGAGCCACCGCGACACGGCGCGCACCTGCTCGATTGCGGTGAGCAACGCGCAGGCCGGATCTATCGTGCTCATGCACGACATCCACGAACCGACCGTCAACGCCGCCGAGTGCATCATCGACGGCCTTCGCGGTAAGGGGCTGCGCCCGGTCGGTCTCGACGAAATGATCAAACGCCCCGACGCCGGTCACGTGTACACGAACGCCGAATAG
- the metK gene encoding methionine adenosyltransferase, translating to MSLDTYYRLFTSESVTEGHPDKICDAISDAILDDMLSQDPQSRVAVETLVTTGQVHVAGEVRTSAYSNIAKIVRDKLVEIGFTSSEVGFDGNSCGVNIAIGDQSQEIADGVTTSQEVREQASTEETDQSGAGDQGLMFGYASNETPEFMPLPIATAHRLSRRLSQVRHEGIVEGLRPDGKTQVTFAYDGETPAFIDTIVISTQHDPDFTGAALEQALREHVIDWVIQDADLERYYRDDTKVLVNPSGSFISGGPMADAGLTGRKIIVDTYGGMARHGGGAFSGKDPSKVDRSGAYAMRWVAKNIVAAGLAERVEVQVAYAIGRANPVGLYVETFGTAAEGHTNESIQQAVEKVFDLRPDAIIRDLDLKRPIYSQTATYGHFGRTDIDVPWEHTDKVDDLRAAVGA from the coding sequence TTGTCACTCGACACTTACTACCGACTGTTCACCAGTGAGTCCGTCACTGAGGGGCATCCCGACAAGATTTGCGACGCCATCTCGGACGCGATTCTCGACGACATGCTCTCCCAGGATCCCCAGTCCCGCGTTGCAGTGGAAACACTTGTTACCACTGGTCAAGTGCACGTAGCGGGGGAGGTGCGCACGTCGGCGTACTCGAATATCGCCAAGATCGTGCGCGACAAGCTCGTCGAGATCGGGTTCACCTCGTCCGAGGTTGGCTTCGACGGCAACAGCTGCGGCGTCAACATCGCGATCGGCGACCAGTCGCAGGAGATCGCGGACGGCGTGACCACCTCCCAGGAGGTGCGCGAGCAGGCCTCCACGGAGGAGACCGACCAGTCCGGTGCGGGGGATCAGGGGCTGATGTTCGGTTACGCCTCGAACGAGACGCCCGAGTTCATGCCGCTGCCGATTGCGACTGCGCACCGCCTGTCGCGCCGCCTGTCCCAGGTGCGCCACGAGGGCATCGTCGAGGGCTTGCGCCCGGACGGCAAGACCCAGGTCACCTTTGCCTACGACGGGGAAACCCCGGCGTTTATCGACACGATCGTGATCTCCACCCAGCACGACCCGGATTTCACCGGCGCCGCGCTGGAGCAGGCGTTGCGCGAGCACGTCATCGACTGGGTGATCCAGGATGCGGATCTTGAGCGCTACTACCGCGACGACACCAAGGTGCTGGTGAACCCGTCCGGATCGTTCATCTCCGGCGGCCCGATGGCCGATGCCGGCCTGACCGGCCGAAAGATCATCGTGGATACCTACGGCGGCATGGCTCGCCACGGCGGCGGAGCGTTTTCCGGTAAGGATCCATCAAAGGTGGACCGCTCCGGCGCGTATGCGATGCGCTGGGTGGCAAAGAACATCGTGGCTGCTGGCCTCGCAGAGCGTGTCGAGGTGCAGGTCGCGTACGCGATCGGCCGTGCAAACCCGGTGGGCCTGTACGTGGAGACGTTCGGCACCGCCGCCGAGGGGCACACGAACGAGTCGATCCAGCAGGCAGTGGAGAAGGTTTTCGACCTCCGCCCGGACGCGATCATCCGCGATCTCGACCTGAAGCGCCCGATCTACAGCCAGACCGCGACCTACGGGCACTTCGGCCGCACCGATATCGACGTGCCGTGGGAGCACACAGATAAGGTCGACGACCTGCGCGCCGCTGTCGGCGCCTAG